The following are from one region of the Nicotiana tomentosiformis chromosome 7, ASM39032v3, whole genome shotgun sequence genome:
- the LOC138896330 gene encoding uncharacterized protein, whose protein sequence is MGIEDEHISATSTIGNFTAGTATFPTIDHNHPLYLQPTNTPGSSLISLQLTGSYNYALWSRAMRIGLLGKSKLGLVDGRFPKSKFEPELHDLWEKVNAIVLSWIMNVVRPELLSSVLYASSAHRVWEDLKEKFDKVNGSRILYLHREFHTLTQRTMTVTDYFSWLRELWDEFDALIPCPSCPYPESK, encoded by the coding sequence ATGGGGATTGAAGATGAACACATTAGCGCGACCTCAACTATTGGCAATTTCACTGCTGGAACTGCTACTTTTCCCACCATCGATCACAACCACCCTTTGTACCTGCAACCAACAAACACACCAGGTAGTTCTCTGATTTCTCTTCAACTTACTGGATCATACAATTATGCCTTGTGGAGTCGTGCAATGAGAATTGGCTTGCTAGGTAAAAGTAAACTAGGTCTTGTCGATGGGAGATTTCCTAAATCTAAATTTGAGCCTGAACTTCATGATCTGTGGGAGAAAGTTAATGCTATAGTTCTCTCATGGATAATGAATGTTGTGAGACCAGAATTGTTGAGTAGTGTATTGTATGCGTCTAGTGCTCATAGAGTTTGGGAGGATTTGAAAGAGAAGTTTGATAAAGTAAATGGCTCGAGAATACTCTATTTgcatagagaatttcatacaCTGACCCAAAGGACTATGACTGTAACTGACTACTTCTCATGGCTTAGAGAGCTGTGGGATGAGTTTGATGCTCTCATACCTTGTCCTAGCTGTCCCTACCCTGAATCTAAATAG